The DNA region ccgtgttggtcgaggtatatgtggccctgagagcTTGTAgtgaagtttcatattgtcacccgtacagaggagatgttgccaaaatttcttctgacagggactacctggggcgtgacatatggTAAGACGAGTATCCACATTGATTTGACAATTGTTCGGACGTAACATGATTGGGATCGACCATATCATTGGCctctatatatttttttggtGATATATTATTTACCTCTTCATAATAACAaagattaatcatttaattaatgaaaatcAACGATTAGTTTTTTACTTCGCAGGTAATGCTTTCATGTGAGAGGTTAGTTTGAAGTCCGAGAAAGAAGGGTggtttttgttggttgctactcggaatatcgtaccgattcccctgtataaaaattttgtacaagtcgtgaacctttcctaacaacttattgtgttctttagaaattaaatttggaatcgcaaacagaacttaacattattgattctaaattcaacttaacattattgattctaaattcaacttatctgttcttagaggtttagacttggatcgcaaacgatgcttaacattattaatccaaatccacctatgttacaaatttaattaaatatttatttcaaatattggattctaggttaaacatgacaaggtactaggccttcttggctatgagatcatccaccacttcctagataaagtctttcaacgaaattcaatatttaatctccttatagtaaccctaggtttaaccattaagaacaatcaaatcacaagatcgaaaaaccaaaagaaacacaaagtcgaatcataaatccgaagcctagaatcgttagcctcttgtgtttgatttttcaagatctaaacaaaagaataaagtagttatgatgcggaaactaataactagttataccttttgtagcttatagacctcacgatcttctatcgtattcctcttcttatctcggacgtcgtgtgggcaacgatctaccaagacgagaatccacccaagcctccttcttctccttgcaaatttcggccactagcaatctccttgagatgaagaacttcggccaccaaccaagctccaagggatgctaagaaacaaagcctcctttctctacttcttctccaagaaaaatccggccaccacccaAGCTCCAAGGGTTGATGCTGccagccaccaaagaagaagaaaaggaagagaggaagaagatgagggtcgaccaccaccaaggaatagaggagaagaaaaatagatgtgttgtgaggtgaggcacctctaccctctcttttatattccttggtcttggcaaataaggaaagttttaaacattaacacttccttattttccttgtcaataaaagaaaatttaattaaaatctccttttattcttttaatggtcgaccacctcaaatcctctaaacaaggaaagttttaaacacaattaaaacttcctaatttgtttctggaaatttttaaaaataaaaatttctctttaaaaatcccttcatggttggttataaaaggaaacttttataaattaaaatatctcttttaaaacatgtgaatggttacaaggaaagttttctccaaaattaaaatcttccttttcaactacaaataaagaaagatatcaaatctttcttttaatcttttgtagaaagctataaaaggaaagatttataattttaaaactctcttttaaaaccatgaggatggttacaaaaaggaaagttttataaaaaattaagatctttcttttaacaacaaataaggaaagatatcacatctttctcttaatcttttgtagaaagctataaaaggaaagtcctgaattttaaactttcttttaaaaccatggcttccacataagaaaagatttaaaaaaaaaaactccttctaatctaatatggccggccaccctacatggactccaagctaggaccagccaccacttgaacccatttagccttggtttggtcggccctagcttgggctccaagctaggtttggccgaccaccttaaggtgggtaagaagttgggtttaggtgggtataagactttataaataagaggctatgacagggaccgagaggaggaattggttttggtctctcgatgaacttgagcttcccatgttcgcctcgaacacccaactcgagttcatcaataataactcataccactaaagagttattattgaactaccgcaccaatcatatattactatatgggctccttcttatcatcagTGGGTCAGtcttcctatgtttaagatatagaatgtccactaattaaatgagttactgacaactcacttaattaatatctagctccaagagtaataccactcaaattcattgtcatgccggactaggtccacctgtagggtttacatgaaaatccttatgagctcctcaaagggacatcatcaacctagattactaggacacagtttcattctataatcaacaacacaccatataaataatatggCGTGTtgttattgatttaacgagctaatgatataaataatatcattttctaacttatcgggcctattgatttaacgagctaaatcacaccctttgataaatcaaagaaataactattaagtatacatgtttattgttatatcatgattaagaacacacacttctataataatagaggtattgttagtttatatagtcagtataaaaagataccacctcaaatggtcctactcaatacacttatagtgtactagtgtaatttattagtcaaaataaactaatacctaattacactacaaccactccaatggatTGTCccattccattttggttgtgaacaactgtttataatttataaggaactgataatatgaacttctgtgtgtcttctcacaccatgttatcttcaatataaattaaatggacaactacacttagcataaatgtagacatttgaccaatgtgattcttatatgtttatacaaaaagctagacttttagtatacactctaacagttttaAGATCACCGGCGCCTACAACAACGACTATGAACGACTATGAAAACATGGTGTTGAGGGCACGGTGGGTAAAAGAAGGTGGCCATGCGACATGTTGAACTTTGGGTCTGCTCTAGGTGGTCGGTGGAGATGTTTGGTGGTGGCCAACAAAAGCAAAACACGACTGTTCAGACGTGACAGCTAGTGGTGACGATaagtgagaagaggaaggaggagcATGACGTCGGCATCGGTTGTACGTGGGCAGTAGTCAGCACCAAGTTAGCCGCCCGACAAAATGAAGCTACAAACACATGGGCCGAGGAAAGAGATGCGGAGGGGATAAAAGAGAAActtatttttaggaatttaaacttaagttaatttaataaattaatttccaATTTAAATAGGATAGAAACTCATGTTTATCCcaatgaaatatttaaaaattcatataaaatctagaaaaaattcttttaattcatataaatttattttcttctaAATTATcccttatattatattatttttcttaaataattttattacgtcacattttaatagttttaaatctttattatatatatatataaaagaaagcgCGAGTCATTATTCAGCTTCTCTAACTCTTAATAGTTGGATATGGAACTCGAATGACTTTAATATAAAATTCCAAACACCTCCTAGTATTTAAAAATAACATGTAaaattattttgtattatttaaaagagagatagaaAGAAAATTATATTCAATAGTACtcctaattaattaaattatctaattaaATAATTGAAAAATGATAAATAAATGCACGTACATTTCCTTTTTTGAAATTCCTTAATTTATGACCATAAATATAAATTTGAATGCTCAACTTAGCAGGAATCTCATCAATTCGATTAATGGTCCAAATCAAGTTTGAAATGGAAAAAATATCTTTAATTgcttattatataattaattaattccaaAAGGAACTAGGTGTAATTgattattatataattaattgatTCCAAAAGGAACTAGGTGTAAGTTTTCTTACACTCCTTCGACTAATTGATATATATTTGGAAGGAACTTTGCTCTCCTTCAAAGTTTAGTTAAATTGTTTTAATTGCATTTGATGCATTCAGAATCCGTGGAGCGTGTCTCCAAGTTTTTTTCTCATTGCCGATAATGGAGTTTCCTCGTATAATGTGGATCAGCATGATACTTATAGGATATCTACCAACCAACCTCCATTGTCAAATGTTGCTCCTATATAGATCAATATGTATGAACAGTGGCGGGACCGaattcaataaataaaaaatttaatacaaCACAAAATAAAATTAGTCTGTGCTCAAAACCAACCAGGTCTTGGTTTGCCTCAGGACATCGGCGTCGTTTGTACGTGAGCAGCAGTCGACACCAAGTTAGCCGTGCGGCAAAACGACGCTGCGAACGCGGGGGGCGAGGATAGAGACGTGGAGCGGATAAAAGAGAAACTTGTGTTTAGTAATTTAATCTTAAGTTAATtgaataaattaatatatatatatatatatatatatacacactagGAACGTCATGGTAAGAGTCTTATAGAGGACTGAGGTTTCAATCAATCTCTCTATAATTTCTGTGCATTAACATCTTATATACGAGAACAATATCAACAATTGAAATGAAAGCACACAAGCCATTGTTCATCCTCTCTAACTCTCACTATTTGGATATGGAACTTGAATATAAAATTCTAAACACCTCCTAGCATATAAAAATAGTATGTAAAgttattttgtattatttaaaaaaaagagagaaagaaaattatattcAATCAAGACTACtcctaattaattaaattatctaattaaATAATTGGAAAATACAAAGTAAatgcatatttctttttattgaaattcctttatttatgacGATAAATATAAATTTGAATGCCCAACTTAACACTTCATATACATAATACATACTTATTAGGGATTGTATAACTCGGTGCACTTTTTCTCTATAATGGTCAATTCCATGTTATCTAGATCATGTCCAACCAAAAGATCTTCCTGCATAGTATTCCCAATGATCTGTATACCAATCGTTCCTAGTATCACCATGCATTTCACATCAGCACTATACCACCTAAACAAGTTATAAGGGCTCACCTTGAAGTTTCCCAATGTCCCATCAAATGAGAACAACACCCTCGGCAGCTGCTCCTCTTGCACTGTCGAGGACACATTGAAGCACAACTTGTAATCGCCCGTCTTCACAATTGGCAAGCTAACGTAATTCGTCAATTCCCTAACTAATTGGTTCAAGACTTGAGTGTCCAGAAAGGTCATGACAGTGCTGGAGTCAAAGATGATGTTGCCGGCCGTCAACTTGGACCTAGTAAGCAAGATGTTGAACTCACCCGGGATCAAGATGGTGTGAAGTTGCACGGCGTAGAAGCCATCTTGCGTCAAGAGTGGCGTGACCGTCGTCTTTCCGGTGATCGTCTGTTTGCCACGTCCCAAGAAGAGCCTGTTGTTGGCTCCGCTATGGAGCATGTCCAGGCAATAGGAGAAGTACTTGCTAATGTACTTAGGGGCGAGTTGTTGGATCAGAGACGGCGACCTGGGGCCCAACCCGATGATGCTGCCGGGGTCATCAATTAGGGTGTTCACGGACCAAAAGTTGCAACCGAATACTATATTTGGAGTAACGATATTTTGGTTCGTACCTATTGAGGTGAAACTGAAGGTTTCCGAGGATAAAATTCCGTATATTATTGGAGCCGTCGTCGTAGGCGACACGGGACTGGCATAATCGATTAAAATTGCAATGAGCCAGACTAAAACTCTTGCACTCATCGGATAAGCAAGATAACTTCTTGTAGGAGAGGGATGCATTAGGATTGAATAGGATGGTGTTCTTCTTCTTGAAGCATTTGCAGCCAACGCTGTTGACCCAGGTTAGTCCGCTACCAGTGTCGACGATGCCCAACATAGATTGCGTGTTTGGCGTGCCTATCTTGAAACCCATGAAGTATTCCGCGTCATCATTACTCAAGCCGACCTCTATGTCGATGGAGGTCTTCATGTCGATGCGCTTGTCCAAGTAACTAGCTCGGTTGACCGATCGGACGACGTCGGCTTGTAGGCGATCGAAGGGTGTCATCGTGCTATTGTACAGTGGTGACTTGGGGGAGTCACAGTGGACCAACTCGACGTCGAAGACAGTGTCCTGCGTGACAAGGGCTAGCGCGATGGAGATCAGTAGGAGGAGGCAAAAGAAGGTACTAATGAAGGCCATTGAAATAATATGAATGAAGATATAGACATTTTCAACTGGTCCGTGAATTTATAGAGAGATTCAACGGAAGAATAAAGAAGTTTAATTAATGGGAATTAATGATAAGATTGATTGAATAAAATTTGGAAGGAAGTGAGATTCAGAATCGCATTTAACTTGAAAATTCTGAGAGGAATTGGAAATTAATGGGAGCTAGGAATCTCATCAATTTGATTAATGGTCCAAATCAAGTTTGAAATGGAAAAAATATCTTTAATCTCTCattctataattaattaattccaaAAGGAACTAGGTGTAAGTTTTCTTACACGCCTTAGACTGATATATATTTGGAAGGAACTTTACTCCCCGTACAAGATTAGTTAAATTGTTTTAATTGTATTTGATGCATTCAGAATTTGTGGAGCGTGTCTCCAAGTTATTTTCTCATTGTCGATAAAGAGTTTTTTTCAGATAATGTGGATTGACTTGATACTTATAGGATATCTACCAACCAACCTCCATTATCGAATGCTGCTCCTATATAGTTCAATATGTATGAACATTGGCATGCAGAACCAAattcaataaataaaaatattaatacaacacaaaacaaaataaaatcagtCGGTGCTCAAAAGTGAATCTAGGTCTTCGTCTGCGGTCTGCCTAAGGATGTTAGCGTCGGTTGTACGTGAGCAGCAGTCAGCACCAAATCAGTCGCGCGGCAAAAGGACACTGCGAACTCGTGGGGTGAGGAAAGAGACGTGGAGGGGATAAAAGAGAAGCTTGTGTTTAGGAATTTATACTTATTGAataaattaattttcattttaaatAGGATAGAAACTCATATTTATCcaaatgaaatatttaaaaatgcataaaaaatctagaaaaaattcaaaaatttcttttaattcatataaatctattttcttttaaattatcccttatattatattatttttattaaataattttataacctcaaattttaatagttttaaatctttattatatatatatagtcttataGAGGCCTGAGATTTCAAATCAATCTCTCTGTATTTTTTTGTATGTTATTAACAAGTGGCTTTGTTGATATTGGATCAATGTCGTAGAGAAAAATTTTTGTTATGAGGAAGTACTTGTTAAAGTAATATTCATTTATTTTTCACTATGCATTAAAATCTTATATACGAGAACACTATCAACAATTGAAAAGAAAGTGCACGAGCCATTATTCACCCTCTCTAACTCCCAATATATGGATATGAAACGCGAATAACCTTAATATAAAATTCCATGCACCTCCtagtattaaaaaaataacatgtaaagttattttgtattatttaaaagagagagatagaaagcaaattatattcaattagactaatcctaattaattaaattatctaattaaataattcaaaaatataaaataaatacacATTTACTTTTATTGAAATTCCTTGATTTATGACCATAAATATAAATTTGAATGCTCAACTTAGCACTTCATATACATAATACATTCTTTTAAGAGATTGTATAACTCGATGTACTTTTTCTCTATAATGGTCAATTTCATTTTATCTAGATCATGCCCAACCAAAATATCTTCCTGCATAATATTCCCAAAGATCTGTATACCACTCGTTCCCAGTATCACAATGCATTTCACATTAGCACGATACCACCTAAACAAGTTATAAGGTCTCACCTTGAAGTTTCCCAATGTTCCATCAAATGAGAGCAACAACCCCGGCAGTTGCTCCTCTTGCTCTGTCGAGAACACATTGAAGCACAATTTGTAATCACCCGTGTTCACAATCGGCAAGCTAACGTAATCTGTCAATTCCCTAATTGGTTCACCACTTGAGTGTCCAACATGGTCATGAAAGTGCCGGAGTCAAAGATGATGTTGCTGGCTGCCAACTTGGACCTAGTAAGCAAGATGTGGAACTCACTCGGGATCGAGATGGTGTGAAGTTGCACAGCATGTCACGCCTCGGGAGAGTCTCTACCAGaaaaaattttgacagcatctccgcTGTACgtgtgacaatatgaaactttctacaatacccttagggccacatatacctcggtcaACATGAccgaaacaataacaataaataataatcagcaatcatccacgcagtttaatagtaaaaactaaactaatgcaatgATAAAGAAAACTTTCAagaatcctactcaactacacccataaaactcaaatcacgaCGCAATAAAAtctactcacctcttctgccgtccaggccgGCATGTAATagaacatatcgaataaaaatccatcgacaataaaataaaccatacaatatccataaagcaAAACTAGTACAAGTCCAGATAGTGCCATAAGAAATAAAACCAAAAGACCCAATAAAAATATCCTCACGATCTGCAGggggactagtgactggaactCTTCAGACAACCTCAACTTGAAATATAGTAataaccacggggtgagtcaactcctcagcgggtaatattgacatgcatagtaagaaaataactaatagcaataattatgcgtacagtctcctgatacaagaatgataaatgcaaactAAAATAATAGGTAAAAACTGTACTATCCAGGATCTgggtataagtataacaaggtcgtcagaccgagaggtatcaaaatcctgtatgcatgtcaaacatatgcatccaaccaatatgcagcatataagtgcaacaaacataagcaataaatgcatcaatgcgtatgatgccaatgacatatcctggtcacccctactgccagtcaaccatctcacacacgatggtgagaccgagtgggtagggctatgacaaccgtgcactctgccatcactatccgcaagcaaccaacgcaaccaaactatctcacaagtagttgacaccatggcacgatactcagcttctatggaagatctagaaataacatatTACTTTTTACTCTTataagaaatgagggaatcaccaagaaaaacGCAAAAGCCAATGGTAGATTTGCGATCCGTAGGATCACCATCCCAATCCGCATTAGAGTATGCACGCagctcaagagatgaagtagaagaaaataaaaggctttgaaattgagtgtccCGAAGATATCTGAGAATACAAAAGAACAGCAacccaatgaactgtagttggtgcagtaacaaattggctaaccacatgaacaacatatgcAATATCTGGTCGAGTCACGGTGAGATAAACTAAGCTTCCGACAATAGgtctgtacaaactaggatccgacaaaggtgagccatcagatggagaatatcgagcattagtctcaataggagtatcaacaactctattatcagtaagacgagcacgctcaaacaggtcagatatatactttgactgagataaaagataacctttcggggaataaggaacctcaatgcccagaaagtagcatagtatacccaagtctttcatagcaaaacaatgagccaactcagactttaaagaagcaattccatcagaatcatcaccagtaataatcatgtcatcaacatataatgataaaagaatatgacCTACACTCATACTTCTGATAAACAatgctgaatcatgattactaggatgaaaaccaaacgaagtaatcactgtagagaacttctcaaaccaagcacgaggtgcttgttaGAGACCATAAAACGCTTTACGAAGCCTGTAAACTTCACCAGGTTTGTGTGAAATACCAGgcggaggtgtcatataaacttcttcatgaagatcaccattaagaaatgcattcttgacatccatctgagatattctccatcgacaaacagaagcaacaacaatcagaATATGAACAGTTATCATTTTCGCAACAAGAgcaaatgtttcttcataatccatgtcatactcctgaaaataacctttagcaacaagacgagctttgtatcaTTCGATAGGTCCATCAGATTTAGtcttgatctta from Zingiber officinale cultivar Zhangliang chromosome 4B, Zo_v1.1, whole genome shotgun sequence includes:
- the LOC121978090 gene encoding probable aspartic protease At2g35615 — translated: MAFISTFFCLLLLISIALALVTQDTVFDVELVHCDSPKSPLYNSTMTPFDRLQADVVRSVNRASYLDKRIDMKTSIDIEVGLSNDDAEYFMGFKIGTPNTQSMLGIVDTGSGLTWVNSVGCKCFKKKNTILFNPNASLSYKKLSCLSDECKSFSLAHCNFNRLCQSRVAYDDGSNNIRNFILGNLQFHLNSIIGLGPRSPSLIQQLAPKYISKYFSYCLDMLHSGANNRLFLGRGKQTITGKTTVTPLLTQDGFYAVQLHTILIPGEFNILLTRSKLTAGNIIFDSSTVMTFLDTQVLNQLVRELTNYVSLPIVKTGDYKLCFNVSSTVQEEQLPRVLFSFDGTLGNFKVSPYNLFRWYSADVKCMVILGTIGIQIIGNTMQEDLLVGHDLDNMELTIIEKKCTELYNP